In Halarcobacter mediterraneus, the genomic stretch AATAGTGAATTAACATTAGTTTATATTGGATTAACTTTAATTTTATTTACATTCCTATTTAAAATATCTGCATTTCCATTCCAACAATGGGTATTAGATGTTTATAGGGGTGCACCTATGATTATTACTGCATATATGGCGTCAACATTTAAAATTGCCATATTCTCTTTCTTCTTAAGAGCAGTATTACAAGATATAGAACCTTTAATTGATTTTTGGGATTCAATTATATATATAATTATAATTTTAACTTTAGTATTTGGTACTTGGTTGGCAATTACACAAAAAATTGTTAAAAGAATGTTAGCAGCATCATCTATAGTTCATACTGGTTACTTATTATTAGCTTTTATCGCTTTAGGTCAAAACATTGATGCAGCATATGCTACAGTATTTTATTTAATTGCTTATTTATTATCTGCACTTGGTTCATTTGGAATTATTTCTCATATTATTTCTGAAACAAAAGTAAGAGTAACATATGATGATTTTAAAGGTCTAGCAAAAGAAAGACCATATTTAGCTGCAATGATGACTATATTCTTATTCTCACTTGCTGGTATTCCTTCAACAATTGGTTTCATTGGTAAATTTTACGTATTTACTGAAGCTATTAATGCAGGATATATTTTATTAGCAGTTTTAGCTATTGTTGCTACATTTGTATCAGTATATTATTATTTTAAATTAATTGCAATGATGTACTTCTACCCTACAAAAGAAGAGTGTTTAGATAATGACTTCAATGATAAAAGAGTTTCAACTTACGCTATTGCATTTTTAGCAATTATCACTGTAGTTGGAGGTATTGGTTCAGCAATTGTATTCTTTATACCAGCCTTAAATATTGATACATTAATCAATATGACTCAAATAGCAATTCAGTCATTATTTATAAAATCTTAATGTGTTAAAATGTAACACATTTTTAGTATTTTTTTTAATTATGATTATATTTTAAACAAAACAAAAAGCCCCTATTAAGGGGCTTTTTACATTTCTATTATATATTTACTGCACAATAATTGTACAAAGTTAATTCATAGGCTAAAAACCCTTATAAGGACATTTTTGCTATTATTATGCTATTAATATAAAAATTAAATTAACAGGAAAGGATGTCAAATGAGTGACCTAATAGAAGGTTATTTAGGGAAGACTGTAGAGAGAAAAAAGAGTAGAGTTCCAGCAAAACTTGATTATATTCAAAGTGCTACTGGATTATTTCTAGGTCTTTTTATGTGGGGACATATGTTTATGGTGTCTTCAATTCTAATAAGTAAAGACTTTATGTATGCTGTTACAAAATTCTTTGAAGCTAGTTTTATTTTTGATGGAGGGAATCCATTATTAGTTTCAATTGTTGCACTTGTTGTATTTATAATATTCATTACACACGCTGCTTTAGGTATGAGAAAATTACCAGGAAATTTCAAACAATACCAAGTAATGAAAGCACATGCAGACAATATGGGACATGAAGATACAAAACTTTGGTTTATCCAAGCCTTTACTGGTTTTGCTATGTTCTTCTTAGGTTCAGTTCATATTTATATCATTATGACACACTCAGCAGATATCGGTCCTTATGCTTCAGCAGATAGAGTATGGTCTGAATGGATGTGGCCTTTATATATTCTTTTACTATTAGCTGTTGAATTCCATGGAACAATTGGATTATATAGATTAGCTGTTAAATGGGGATGGTTTGATGGTAATGATCCTAAAACTACAAGAAAAAGATTAAAAACATGGAAAAGAGTTTTAACTTGGTTTTTCTTAATTTTAGGATTCGCTACACTTGCAGCATATATGAAAATTGGTTATGAAAATGCCCAAGCTGGAAAAGTTGGAGAAAGATATACACCAACTGCAAAAGTTATGCAATTAGATAATACTACAGGGAGGCTAGGATAATATGAAAATTAATTACTGTGATTCATTGGTTATTGGTGGAGGATTAGCTGGTCTTAGAGCTGCTGTTGCTGCACAAAAAAAAGGATTAAGTACAATAGTTTTATCATTAGTTCCTGTTAAAAGATCACATAGTGCTGCTGCTCAAGGGGGTATGCAAGCTTCTTTAGGTAACTCAAAAATGTCTGATGGGGATAATGAAGATTTACACTTTGCTGATACAGTAAAAGGTTCAGACTGGGGATGCGATCAAGAAGTTGCTAGAATGTTTGTACATACTGCACCAAAAGCAATTAGAGAACTTGCTGGTTGGGGTGTACCTTGGTCAAGAGTTAAAGCTGGAGAAAGAGAAGCAGTTATTAATGCAAAGAAAACTACAATTGTTGAAGAAGAAGATAGACATGGATTAATTACATCAAGAGACTTTGGTGGAACTAAAAAATGGAGAACATGTTATACAGCTGATGCAACTGGACATACAATGCTATTCGGTGTTGCAAATGAAGCTTTAAAACATGATGTAGATATTAGAGATAGAAAAGAAGCATTATCTTTAATCCATGAAGATGGAAGATGTTATGGTGCAATTGTTAGAGATTTAATTACTGGGGAATTAGAAGCTTATGTTGCTAAAGGGACTTGTATTGCAACTGGTGGATATGGAAGAGTATTTAAACAAACTACAAACGCTGTAATCTGTGAAGGTACAGGTGCTGCTATTGCACTTGAAACTGGTATTGCAACATTATCAAATATGGAAGCTGTACAATTTCACCCAACTCCAATTGTTCCATCTGGTATTTTATTAACAGAAGGTTGTAGAGGTGATGGTGGTATCTTAAGAGATGTTGATGGTCATAGATTTATGCCTGATTACGAGCCAGAGAAGAAAGAGCTTGCATCAAGAGATGTTGTTTCAAGAAGAATGATTGAGCATATCAGAAATGGTAAAGGTGTTCCTTCTCCATATGGTTTCCACGTATGGTTAGATATTTCTATTCTAGGTAGAGAACATATTGAAAAAAACTTAAGAGATGTTCAAGAAATTTGTCAAATTTTTAATGGTATTGATCCTGCTGATGAAGGTCCAAAAGGTTGGGCTCCAGTACTTCCAATGCAACACTACTCAATGGGTGGAATTAGAACAAAACCAACAGGAGAATCAACTAGATTATCTGGTTTATTTGCTTGTGGTGAAGCTTCTTGTTGGGATATGCACGGATTTAATAGACTTGGAGGAAACTCAGTTTCTGAAACAGTTGTTGCGGGTATGATTATTGGTAACTATTTTGCAGACTTTTGTTTAGAAAATGATGTAACAATTCCAACATCAACAGTTCAAAGATTCCTTGATGAACAAGATGCTTATTTAGATGAAATTTTATCTTACAATGGAAATGAAGATATCTTCAAAATCAAAAATAGAATGCAAAACTTAATGGATGAAAAAGTTGGTATCTTTAGAGATGGTCCACACTTAAAAGAAGCTGTAGAAGAATTAAAAGATTTATTAGTTAAAACTAAACAAATTAATGTTAAATCTAAAGAAAGAGCTGGTAACCCAGAACTTGAAGAAGCATATAGGGTTCCTAAAATGTTAAAAGTTGCATTATGTGTTGCAAAAGGAGCTAGAGATAGAACAGAATCTAGAGGTGCACACTATAGAGAAGACTATCTAAAAAGAGATGATGCAAACTGGTTAAATAGAACACTTTGTACTTGGCCAAACAAAGATGATATTGAACCTACAATTGAGTATGCAGACTTAGATATTATGAAAATGGAAATGCCTCCAGCATTTAGAGGTTATGGGGCAAAAGGAATGATTATTGAAAATGAACTATCTATTAAAAGACAAGATGAAGTTGATTCTTTAAGAGAAAAAATGGAAGCTGAAGGAAAAGATAGACATGAAATTCAAGATGCATTAATGCCATTTGATTTACCTATGAACTATAAAGAGAAAAATGAAAGAGCAGGAGACAAGTAATGAGCGTAGAAAAAGGTAGAGAAATAACGATATCAGTACTTAAGTTTAATCCAAGAAGTAAGGTTTCAAAACCTCATTATGTAGATTATAAATTAGAAGAGACTCCAGGGATGACTCTTTTTATTGCGTTAATGAAAATTAGAGAGACAATTGATCCTGATTTATCATTTGACTTCGTATGTAGAGCAGGAATTTGTGGTTCTTGTGGTATGGTAGTAAATGGTAAACCTAGTCTTGCTTGTAGAACTTTAATTGCTAATTATCCTGAAGGGAAATTAACACTTTTACCTATGCCTGCATTTGAACTTATCAAAGATTTATCAGTTAATACTGGTAAATGGATGGATAATATGTCAAAAAGAGTTGAATCATGGATTCATACTAATCAAGAACCAGATATTGCAAAAATGGAAGAAAGAGTTGATCCAGATGTTGCAAATGAAACATTCGAATTAGACAGATGTATTGAATGTGGTATTTGTGTTGCTTCTTGTGGAACTATGTTAATGAGACCTAACTTTGTTGGTCCAGTTGGATTAAACAGGGTTGCAAGATTTGAAGTTGATCCACATGATAATAGAACGGCTGAAGACTATTATGAGCTAATTGGTGATGATGATGGTATTTTTGGTTGTATGTCATTAATGGCTTGTGAAGACCATTGTCCTAAACATTTACCATTACAAAATAAAATTGCTTATTTAAGAAGAAAGCTAGTATCACTAAGATAAATAAAAAGAGGATTTATCCTCTTTTTAAAGTTTTAAATATAAAAAGTTAATTATTCTTTGGAGTAATTAACTTTTTATATTTTAGGAGATATGGCAATGGGATTAGCAAATGATTACTTCTTACTTTTTCATGGGAAACATATAGAACAAACAACTACATATGGGACCATTGATAATAAGAATCAAGATGACTTTTTTGATATTTCAGCATTAATTTTATGCGCATCAAGAAAGAATTATGAAAAATTTATCTCCTTGAGAAGTTTCAATGACCTAGTATCAAAAGTTACAAACAAAGAAGTAAAAACTTTAGATGATATTTATCAACTTCAACACTGCTTATTAGATTCATTAAAAGTTGATACAAAAAACATACATTTAGAAAAACTACACCATGCATTTACTTATTTATTAGAAGAAAATATTATTGACAACTCTTCTCATAAAATATTAATTTCTTTATTTGATCCTGAGGAATTAACTGCAAATGATGAAATTGATAATGAAGAAACAATATCTGAAGAAAAAATCTCATTTAAAGAAGCCAAGTCTACATTAGAAAATACAATAAATGATTTAAAAGAAATTTTTAAAACAGATGATTTTATAGATGAATTAGAAAGTACAAAAAATTATTTAGGAAATCAAAAGTTCTCTATAGGAATTACTGGTGTTATGAATGCTGGTAAGTCTACGATGCTAAATGCTCTAATGGGAGAAGAAATTCTTGGAAGTGCAGTTGTTCCAGAAACAGCAAACTTAACTATTGTAAAACATGGTGAACCTTCTGCAAGTGTTTTTTATTGGAATAAAAATGAATGGGATAGAATTGAATCATCAGCCAAGCAAATAGAGTCAATTGCAGATTTTGTAAAAGAGACAAAATCTATTTTTAAAGATCAATTAGATGAGCTAATAAAAGAAGAATCCATAAGTGAAGAAGTTGACATTAAAAACCTTGCAAAATTTACATCAGCAGAAGCTAGTGGTAAAAAGTGCAATCTTGTAAAATATGTAGAGTTAAAATCTGATTTAGATTTTTTAAAAGATGGAATTGAAATTGTTGATACCCCTGGATTAGATGACCCTGTTATTCAAAGGGAAGAAATTACAAAAGAGTATTTATCTCAATGTGATTTAATGCTACACCTAATGAATGTATCTCAAAGTGCAACTTTAAAAGATGTTGAGTTTATAATTGATGCCCTGCTATATCAAAATATTACAAAACTATTAATTGTTATTACAAGAGCTGATACTGTTTCAAAAGAGCAATTAAATGAAGTTATTAACTATACAAAAACTTCAATTGAGAATCAACTAAAAGCACAAAATAAAGATAGTAAATTAGATTATATACTAAAAAATATAAAATTTATTCCAATTTCAGGGAAAATGGCATTACTACATAGAACAGGAAGATCTCAAAAAGCCATTGAAGCAGGATATCCTATTGAAAATACAGGTATTTTGGAAATTGAAGAATATCTACAAGAAACTTTATTTGGTACAAATTCTAATAAATCTGAACTTATTATAAAAGGTGCAAAAGCACAAATAAAAAAAACAATAGAAAAAGAGATAAAATCTTTTAATTATGAACTTATTCTTCTTTCAAAATCAAAAGAAGAACTTGAAGCTGACTTAGAAGAGTTTAATAAAAAGAAAGATACTAATAAAAGAATATTTACAAGTTTGAAAGAGGATATTAATTTATATAAAAATGATGCAAAAGAATACTTAAATACATTAGAAACATTCTTAAATACAGAACTTGTGGAACTTCAGAACATTATTAGACAAAGAGTTTACAATGATGTTAAATACTCTTTTGAAAAAACAAAAAAAAGACCTCCTAGCTCAAGAGTAAAAACAATTATAGAAACAGCAATAAAAGATGGTATTATTGACATAATTAGAGATTATAGATATAAATTTATTAAAAAATCTCAAAGTATTGGTGAAGTTTGTGAACAAAAATACCAAGATTTAGGTTTTGTAATTGGTCATAAAAATGATAACTTTGATGCAAGAGGTTTTTTTCAAGATGATTTTAAAGCAGGTTTTTTAACATCTTCAAATGAAGTTTTAGTTTCTAAAATTACAAATGAAGTTTCAAAAACAAAAGCTTCAAAATTAGCTGAATTAAATAGAAGTTTAGAAAGTTTTATTAAAGATGAATTTTCTTCAATAGAAACAAATATTTTACAAAAAGCGAAATCTGTATCAGGAAATTTAATAGAAAGCTTTTTTAATCAAATAGAAGAACCTTTAAAAACTTTTGAACATAAGTTAAAAAAAGATGAAAAGTCTTTACAAGAAAGAATTGCAAACTTTGAGCAAAATGAAGTAAATAAAGATGAAATTACAATAAGTACGCATAAAAAAATTAAAAAATTAAAAAATATAAATAAAGGACTTAAATCATGAGTATTCTAAGTAACTTTGTAAAAGAATATAATGAAATATACAATAAGTCAATTGAAATAGAATATGAAAAAAGTTTAAGTGGGGATATAAAAAGAGTAAAAGATAAACTTTTAGATGAAAAGTTTCATCCCTCAATACAGTTAAAAAGTATTTTAGATAAACAAATTAGAAGAGCAAGATACCCCATGGAAGTTGCAATTACTGGACAATTTTCATCGGGAAAATCAACTTTTTTAAATGCAATACTTTCAAGAAATATTCTACCTACAGGTATTACTCCTGTTACTTCTAAAGTTAATTTTATCAATTATGGAGATGAGTATAAATTAAAGATTACATACTACTCAGGAGCTCATGAGTACGCACCTATTGAATCAATTGCAGATTTTACAGACCAAAGACAACATGAGATGGCTGATATCAAATATCTAACACTTTATGCACCAATGGATATTTTAAAAGATATCTCTTTTGTTGATACTCCAGGGCTTAACTCTCAATCTCAAAGTGATACAGATACTACAAGAAGAGTCTTAAGAGATGTTGGTGGAATTATTTGGCTTACTCTAATTGATAATGCAGGGAAAATGTCAGAAGCAGAAGTACTTGAAGAATATATGGAACACTTTAAAAACAAATCTCTTTGTGTATTAAATCAAAAAGATAAATTCACAAAAGAACAAATTGAAACTACAACTAATTATATTAAAGATAAATTCTCTAAATATTTTGCTCAAGTTACCCCTATCTCTGCAAAAATGGCATTAGAATCTAGAGCAGCACATAGTGATATTTTAATACATGATGAATATGAAAAGTTTGTTAACAAATTCAAAGAAGACTTGAAGCTAAATGATGTAATTTCATTAAACTTTTTTGAAGAGGATTTCAAAAAGTACAAACAAAAAGTAACAGAAATACAAGACTTAGATTCTTCAGGAAATACTAAATTACTAGAAGAATCAAATATTCAAGAAGTCTTAGACTTTATTGAAAATACAATTAGACCACAAGCAGCAGAAGCAAAAGAGTATGCTATAAAAAAAGACTTAAGAAGAATTTGTGATATTCTAGTAAAAGAGTATGAAACAATTATTGGAGTTTATGACTCATTATGTGAAATTTTAGAAGACAGCCAAGAGGAAATCTTAGAAAACTTTGATGAAATACATAAAACTTATTCTAAGCAATTATTTACAATTTATAATTCTTTAGAATCAATCATGGAGAAAATGGCTCACGAAACTCATAAAAATATAAAAAAACAAAAAGCATATA encodes the following:
- a CDS encoding dynamin family protein, yielding MSILSNFVKEYNEIYNKSIEIEYEKSLSGDIKRVKDKLLDEKFHPSIQLKSILDKQIRRARYPMEVAITGQFSSGKSTFLNAILSRNILPTGITPVTSKVNFINYGDEYKLKITYYSGAHEYAPIESIADFTDQRQHEMADIKYLTLYAPMDILKDISFVDTPGLNSQSQSDTDTTRRVLRDVGGIIWLTLIDNAGKMSEAEVLEEYMEHFKNKSLCVLNQKDKFTKEQIETTTNYIKDKFSKYFAQVTPISAKMALESRAAHSDILIHDEYEKFVNKFKEDLKLNDVISLNFFEEDFKKYKQKVTEIQDLDSSGNTKLLEESNIQEVLDFIENTIRPQAAEAKEYAIKKDLRRICDILVKEYETIIGVYDSLCEILEDSQEEILENFDEIHKTYSKQLFTIYNSLESIMEKMAHETHKNIKKQKAYRYEEKSGFLSKDTFEKIEYETYWIDSDNVYKNLFYDDQTIDKMFKRAIKQLKEVELASDESFRNVYRDIKQRIHRWQEPYELIKKHREIASDLEFSTTRHFAAKVYENVLRSFHRAILENISALRKKFAYFNGALSYSYIQTTQATIAHFEQQIAESVVLYEKEPAKFNIYYPREDEILTKLKANFGFEKIEDFLTSKRNYLYKIIQYSKNQYLEINKDRITFVSSKKENYLNKITDLKNIKEEI
- a CDS encoding fumarate reductase flavoprotein subunit codes for the protein MKINYCDSLVIGGGLAGLRAAVAAQKKGLSTIVLSLVPVKRSHSAAAQGGMQASLGNSKMSDGDNEDLHFADTVKGSDWGCDQEVARMFVHTAPKAIRELAGWGVPWSRVKAGEREAVINAKKTTIVEEEDRHGLITSRDFGGTKKWRTCYTADATGHTMLFGVANEALKHDVDIRDRKEALSLIHEDGRCYGAIVRDLITGELEAYVAKGTCIATGGYGRVFKQTTNAVICEGTGAAIALETGIATLSNMEAVQFHPTPIVPSGILLTEGCRGDGGILRDVDGHRFMPDYEPEKKELASRDVVSRRMIEHIRNGKGVPSPYGFHVWLDISILGREHIEKNLRDVQEICQIFNGIDPADEGPKGWAPVLPMQHYSMGGIRTKPTGESTRLSGLFACGEASCWDMHGFNRLGGNSVSETVVAGMIIGNYFADFCLENDVTIPTSTVQRFLDEQDAYLDEILSYNGNEDIFKIKNRMQNLMDEKVGIFRDGPHLKEAVEELKDLLVKTKQINVKSKERAGNPELEEAYRVPKMLKVALCVAKGARDRTESRGAHYREDYLKRDDANWLNRTLCTWPNKDDIEPTIEYADLDIMKMEMPPAFRGYGAKGMIIENELSIKRQDEVDSLREKMEAEGKDRHEIQDALMPFDLPMNYKEKNERAGDK
- a CDS encoding dynamin family protein produces the protein MAMGLANDYFLLFHGKHIEQTTTYGTIDNKNQDDFFDISALILCASRKNYEKFISLRSFNDLVSKVTNKEVKTLDDIYQLQHCLLDSLKVDTKNIHLEKLHHAFTYLLEENIIDNSSHKILISLFDPEELTANDEIDNEETISEEKISFKEAKSTLENTINDLKEIFKTDDFIDELESTKNYLGNQKFSIGITGVMNAGKSTMLNALMGEEILGSAVVPETANLTIVKHGEPSASVFYWNKNEWDRIESSAKQIESIADFVKETKSIFKDQLDELIKEESISEEVDIKNLAKFTSAEASGKKCNLVKYVELKSDLDFLKDGIEIVDTPGLDDPVIQREEITKEYLSQCDLMLHLMNVSQSATLKDVEFIIDALLYQNITKLLIVITRADTVSKEQLNEVINYTKTSIENQLKAQNKDSKLDYILKNIKFIPISGKMALLHRTGRSQKAIEAGYPIENTGILEIEEYLQETLFGTNSNKSELIIKGAKAQIKKTIEKEIKSFNYELILLSKSKEELEADLEEFNKKKDTNKRIFTSLKEDINLYKNDAKEYLNTLETFLNTELVELQNIIRQRVYNDVKYSFEKTKKRPPSSRVKTIIETAIKDGIIDIIRDYRYKFIKKSQSIGEVCEQKYQDLGFVIGHKNDNFDARGFFQDDFKAGFLTSSNEVLVSKITNEVSKTKASKLAELNRSLESFIKDEFSSIETNILQKAKSVSGNLIESFFNQIEEPLKTFEHKLKKDEKSLQERIANFEQNEVNKDEITISTHKKIKKLKNINKGLKS
- a CDS encoding fumarate reductase cytochrome b subunit, producing the protein MSDLIEGYLGKTVERKKSRVPAKLDYIQSATGLFLGLFMWGHMFMVSSILISKDFMYAVTKFFEASFIFDGGNPLLVSIVALVVFIIFITHAALGMRKLPGNFKQYQVMKAHADNMGHEDTKLWFIQAFTGFAMFFLGSVHIYIIMTHSADIGPYASADRVWSEWMWPLYILLLLAVEFHGTIGLYRLAVKWGWFDGNDPKTTRKRLKTWKRVLTWFFLILGFATLAAYMKIGYENAQAGKVGERYTPTAKVMQLDNTTGRLG
- a CDS encoding fumarate reductase iron-sulfur subunit — protein: MSVEKGREITISVLKFNPRSKVSKPHYVDYKLEETPGMTLFIALMKIRETIDPDLSFDFVCRAGICGSCGMVVNGKPSLACRTLIANYPEGKLTLLPMPAFELIKDLSVNTGKWMDNMSKRVESWIHTNQEPDIAKMEERVDPDVANETFELDRCIECGICVASCGTMLMRPNFVGPVGLNRVARFEVDPHDNRTAEDYYELIGDDDGIFGCMSLMACEDHCPKHLPLQNKIAYLRRKLVSLR
- a CDS encoding NADH-quinone oxidoreductase subunit N — its product is MNELIHILPVSLILISAVGLMFMSMYENKFSTKQYITVSSVVLIVALVFTFIPLGELYAVRPYNNIFNDVLIFDSFSNFFNILLILGTLLTLLIGENYFRSNKYFKGEFFSILLFALFGMMLLANANELVTAFIALEIASFAVYVMVGYDSQDSKRVEAIFKYLVLGSFIGAFYLLGVVLVYGATATTNLTEIATYISTHSNSELTLVYIGLTLILFTFLFKISAFPFQQWVLDVYRGAPMIITAYMASTFKIAIFSFFLRAVLQDIEPLIDFWDSIIYIIIILTLVFGTWLAITQKIVKRMLAASSIVHTGYLLLAFIALGQNIDAAYATVFYLIAYLLSALGSFGIISHIISETKVRVTYDDFKGLAKERPYLAAMMTIFLFSLAGIPSTIGFIGKFYVFTEAINAGYILLAVLAIVATFVSVYYYFKLIAMMYFYPTKEECLDNDFNDKRVSTYAIAFLAIITVVGGIGSAIVFFIPALNIDTLINMTQIAIQSLFIKS